A single region of the Oreochromis niloticus isolate F11D_XX linkage group LG19, O_niloticus_UMD_NMBU, whole genome shotgun sequence genome encodes:
- the LOC100711347 gene encoding dehydrogenase/reductase SDR family member 13 encodes MFHLLLVAVVLLGGYILLTQTLFKRSKCKGNAAMSGKTVIITGGNTGIGKATALHLARKGARVILACRNKNKAAAAIAEIEKETGSTDVIYMHLDLASLKSVRSFAETFLKTESRLDLLINNAGLVADGRTEDGYGIEFGVNHLGHFLLTNLLLERMKKTGGGRVITLSSMAHRWGHIDFNALVANKDLGTGRYSWQFFHAYCNSKLCNVLFTHELAKRLKGTDVTCYSVHPGVVRTELSRNVSLWQKIFIQPVAWLLFLDPETGAQTTLHCALQEGLEPLSGKYFSCCEAQEVSAHARDDKVALKLWEVSEKLCGLA; translated from the exons ATGTTTCACCTCTTGCTTGTGGCCGTTGTACTTCTGGGAGGATACATCCTCCTCACACAGACTCTCTTCAAAAGATCCAAATGCAAAGGAAACGCCGCGATGTCAGGGAAGACCGTCATTATCACAG GAGGAAATACAGGCATTGGTAAAGCCACGGCTTTGCATCTGGCCAGGAAAGGAGCCAGAGTGATCCTGGCCTGCCGAAACAAGAACAAAGCTGCAGCTGCCATTGCAGAAATAGAAAAG GAAACGGGAAGTACAGACGTGATCTACATGCACTTGGACCTAGCCAGTCTGAAGTCTGTCCGCAGTTTCGCGGAAACATTCCTGAAAACTGAGTCCAGGCTGGATTTGCTCATCAACAATGCTG GATTGGTGGCAGACGGGCGGACTGAGGATGGATATGGCATCGAATTTGGGGTGAACCACTTGGGTCACTTCCTGTTGACCAATTTGCTGTTGGAGAGGATGAAGAAGACAGGGGGAGGACGAGTGATCACCCTGTCCTCCATGGCTCATCGCTGGGGACACATTGACTTTAAC GCTCTGGTTGCAAACAAAGACCTGGGAACTGGCAGATATAGCTGGCAATTTTTCCATGCATACTGCAACAGCAAACTGTGCAATGTGCTTTTCACCCATGAGCTTGCCAAGAGGCTGAAAGGAACTGATGTCACATGCTACAGTGTTCACCCAG GTGTTGTCCGGACTGAACTGTCTAGAAATGTCAGCCTGTGGCAGAAGATTTTCATCCAGCCTGTGGCCTGGTTGCTGTTCCTGGACCCAGAGACAGGAGCTCAGACCACACTGCACTGTGCCTTGCAGGAAGGACTCGAACCTCTGAGTGGGAAGTACTTCTCCTGCTGTGAGGCACAGGAAGTGTCCGCTCATGCCCGAGATGACAAGGTGGCCCTGAAACTGTGGGAGGTCAGCGAGAAACTCTGTGGACTGGCATAG